The Gemmatimonas sp. region GTATTGGCTCGGTATGGGCTTGATGCTGATGGATTACTGGCGCGAAATTCGAAATTGCTGTGGTGCACCATTTCCGGCTTTGGGCCGGAGAGCGCGCGACCCGGCTACGATTTCGTCGTGCAGGCCGAAAGTGGCTGGATGGCCATTACCGGGGAGCCTGATGGTGCGCCGATGAAGACCGGCGTGGCGTTGGTCGATCTCGTCACGGGCAAAGACGCCGCGATCGCCGTGCTCGGCGCGTTCTCGGGTCGCGATCGCCTCGTCACCGCGGCGGATCGCCGGATCGATGTCACGCTGCAGGCGTCGGCCCTGGCGGCCCTGGCGAACGTCGCGCAGAACACGATCGTCTCCGGACGCGATGCCCGCCGCTGGGGCAACGCCCACGCCAATCTGGTGCCGTACCAACTGTTCGCCGCCGCCGACCGTCCGTTCGTGCTGGCCGTGGGGGCCGATCCGCAATGGCCACCCGCAGCCCGTGCGCTCGGGCTCGATGATTTGGCCAGTGACCCGGAGCTCGCCACGAACGCCGGTCGGGTGGCGCACCGCGACCGCGTCGTGGCGGCAATTGCCGCGCAGGCTGGGCAACGTCCGGCCGCTGAATGGATCGACGCCCTCGATTGGGTCGGCGTGCCCTGTGGCGTCGTTCGCGGCGTCCAGGATGCGCTGCAGCAGGCGGTGGAACGCGGCGACGCATCGCCGCGCACCGGTCTCGCACCGCAGGGGAATGGTCGCGTTCGCTACGAGCCGCCGCATCTCGATGCGCATGGCGCGCTGATCCGAAATCACCACTGGAGTGCATTCCATCACGTGCCGATACTCCCTGCACGGCCTGCGTGACCTCCTCCGCGGCGATTCGTCCTTCCAACGAGACGATCAGCGACGTTCTTCGCGCTTCGTTTGCTGGAAGGGGTGTCAATACCGTTCATACGGCGTTATCCTAGCGCCGTGACCATGACGGAAGAAGAACCCACTCCCGCAGACGTCGATTCGGACCAGGACGTCATCTCCCGCATTCTCGCGGGAGAACGCGATGCCTTCGCGATGCTGATCGGTCGATACAGCGATCCGCTGTATCGGCATGCTTTGGGTATGACGGGAAGTCCCGACGTAGCCGAAGACATTCTCCAGACATCCTTCATCAAGGCCTATCACCATCTCGGTGAAGTCCGTGGTCGATTCGATGCCTGGCTTTTTCGGATCGTTGCGAACGGGTGCAAGGATTGGCTGAAGAATATTCGGCGCACGCACCTGAGCTACGACGAAGACGACCAGCCCTCCACCTACGCGAGTCCCGATGAGGACCTCGACCGCACGGAACTGCGGCAGGACCTCGACTCAGCCCTCGCGCAGTTGGCCCCGTCTCTTCGGGAAGCCTTCATCATGAAGCATGTTGAAGGGCGCTCCTACGAAGAAATGGCGGATCTCTTGGGTACAACTGTTGGAGCACTGAAGATGCGCGTGCATCGGGCACGAGAAGCCCTTCAGACCTTGCTCGAGGAGAAATACGACTGATGCTCGACCGACATGAAGCGCACGACGACCAGAACCTCGGTCAGAATTTGCCGCAACGCGACGCCGCGCCGGTTGTTGATCGTCCCGTGGCAGATCGCGAAGTGCCGCTTCCCGGTATGGCAGCGGCCGAAGGACCAGCGCTGGTGATCCACCAGTGGCTCGACGGCGAGACCAGCGAAGCTGAGGCGCGTCGCGCCGATGCCAAGCAGGTGGACCTTTGGAAGATGATTTCGACGGAAACCGAACAGCGTCGTCGCATGACCACGCCGGCCTACATTGCCGCGAACATCATGGCCGCGATTCCCGAAGCACGCACCGAAACCAAACTGGCGACCGCTACAGCCGCGGCGACCGGTGCAATGGTCGAGCCCAAGTCATCCAACATGATGCTGATGGTCGTTGGCGTCGCCATGCTGGCACTGGGCGTGGTGATCGGTCAGTCGATCGGGAAGATGTTCTAAGCTCGGTGCGATGTTTCTAAACTGCTAACTCCCTAGTTAGCAGGATGGGGGACATCAGGGGGCAGGAAGCAGGCCGCTCGACGCGGTTCACTGCTTCCTGCCCCCGTTCCCCTCCTCCCTGCTTACTAGGGAGTTTGCTGCTGTTGTCCTACATGTGTATCGCGCGTCCCAACGCACTCAGTGCCGCTTCCTTCACCGTTTCACTGAGCGTCGGGTGCGAATGCACTGTGATGCCGATGTCTTCGGCGCTGCCGCGGTATTCCATGGCCAGCACCACTTCGCTGAGCAAATCAGCCACATTCGGCCCGATCATGTGGCAGCCCAGGATCTCGTCGGTGTCCTGGTCGACGACGAACTTCACAAAGCCCTGCGTCTCGCCCATCGTGCGCGCCTTGCCGTTCGCGCTGAAGGGAAACTTGCCCACGCGATAGGCGCGGCCGCTGGCCTTCACTTCCTGCTCCGTGAGTCCCACCGTGGCCAACTCAGGCCATGTGTAGACGATGCCCGGGATCGTGCGGTGGTGCATATGCACTGGCTTCCCCGCGATCACTTCGGCGGCGATCACGCCTTCTTCCTCCGCCTTGTGCGCGAGCAGCTTGCCGCCGCACACATCGCCGATCGCGTACACGCCGGGCAGATTCGTCTTCTGCTGATCGTCGACGAGAATTTCGCCGCGCGCGCCCATCGCGAGACCCAGCGCCGCCGGGTCGATGCCGCCGATCGCTGACTTCCGGCCCACCGACACGAGCACGTAATCGGCATCGAGGTGTGAGGCCACGCCGTCCCTCTCCACGTGGACGCGCACGCCGTCGTCATGGACGTCGGCGCCGGTCACCTTGGTGCCCGTGTGAATCTCGAGCCCCTGCTTGCGGAAGATCTTGTCCGCTTCCTTCACCAGATCGTCGTCGTTGCCGGTGAGGATCGTGGGCAGGAACTCCACCACCGAGACCTTGGCCCCGAGGCGTCGCCACACCGAGCCGAGTTCGAGGCCGATCACGCCGCCGCCCACGACCACCAGATGCTTTGGCACTTCCGGAATCGAGAGCGCACCCACGTTCGAGAGCACGCGCTTCTCGTCGAACTTCAGGAACGGCAGCTGCACCGGCACCGAGCCGGTGGCGATGATCACCGACTTGCCCTGCCAGTGCGAGATCGTGCCGTCAGCCGCCTTCACCTCCACCACATTGCCCGGCTGCAGCGTGCCGTAGCCCTTGGCCCACGTGATCTTGTTCTTCTTGAACAGAAACTCGACGCCCTTGGTGTTCTGGGCCACGACGTCCGTCTTGCGGGCCATCATCGTGGGAAGGTCAATCGACGCGCCATCGACCTTGATCCCATGTTCGGCCGCATGGAGGCGCAGCCATTCATAGTGTTCGGAGCTCTGGAGGAGTGCTTTCGACGGGATGCACCCTACGTTCACGCACGTCCCACCCAGCGTCTTGTCGAATTCGACGCAGGTGACGGTGAGGCCGAGTTGTGCCGCACGAATCGAGGCGACATAGCCGCCAGGGCCGCCGCCAAGCACCACGACGTCGGCAGTTTGAAGAGTCGGGGAGGTCATGCGGGAAAGCTAATTCCGCGTGAATCTTTTGTGGGATCTTCACGGCGCTGGCCCGTGTCCCCCCTCGCTGCGCGCGTGGTGCATGCTAGCGTTCACGGGACCTATGACTCCCGCCACCATCCTCGTCATCGAAGACGAGACACCCATCCGGTCCGTTATTCGTGCGGCGGCCGAATCCGAGGGGTACGTCGTGTACGAGGCGGCGACGGCCGCGCACGGGCTGTCCCTTGCTCAGCAGGAGCGCCCGTCGCTCATCGTCCTCGACCTGGGGCTCCCCGACGCTGATGGCCTAGTGGTGTGTCAGTCTATTCGCGCGTGGTCGTCCACGCCGATCATCGTGCTGTCGGCTCGGCATACGGATCGCGAGATGGCGCGTCTGCTCGATGCAGGCGCCGACGATTTCCTCGCCAAGCCGTTCAGCACCCTCGAGCTGCAGGCCAGACTCCGGGCGCATCTTCGCCGTGCCCGCATGCCGTCGATCACCCGTGATGATGCGCCGATCCGTGTCGGTCGGCTAACCGTCGATCGCGCCACGCGCACGCTCACCAAAGACGACACGGTGGTCCATCTCACACCGACGGAGTGGGCGCTGTTGCTGGCGTTCGTCACGCATGCCGGACGCACGATGACACACCAGCAACTCTTCGATGCGGTGTGGGGACGGAGTCACGGCGATGCCCAGCAGTACTTGCGTGTGTATGTCGCGCATCTGCGTCGAAAGATCGAAGACGACTCACTGCGACCCACGCTCATCATTACGGAGTCCGCCGTCGGCTACCGGTTTGCCGCGATCGACTGATGAGCGCCGCGCTTTAACGGAGTCTTTGTAAAGCGCGCCCCGGTTCTTTGTGCGGCCTTCTCGGGCTCCGCGATAGCCTGAAGATGCGCCTGTGGCAGGCGCCCGCGCGAGGCAGTGGTCGGCAGAGATCACCGGACGTGATCGTCGATCCGCGCGAGAACCGATTCAGGGGTTTCTATGCGCGATCTGCTCTTTGGGTTGCTCGCACTGTTCGTCTTCAGTTCACTTGCCGGCTACGTGCAGGGTTGCCTGCGACTGGGCCGCGCCAATCACGACGGAGTCCGCGAGGGCTCGCGTCCATGACCGCGACCGCGATGTCTCTCGACGCTGTCGTCGCCGTCGCGCTGGCGGTGCTCATCCTTGCGTATCTGGTCTACTCGTTGCTGCGACCGGAGCGCTTCTGAGATGACCACCATTGGCTGGCTGCAGATTGCTCTTTTCTCCCTGCTGATCCTCGGTGTCACCAAGCCGCTCGGCCTGTATCTGGTCGCAGTGTTCGACGGTCGGGTGCGTTGGCTGTCGCGACTCGAGCGCGTGCTCTTCAGGCTCAGCGGTGTCGATCCGGCCGAAGATCAACACTGGTCCCGCTATGCCATGTCGCTGCTCGCGTTCAGCGCGGTGTCGCTGCTCGTGACCTACGTGGCCCTTCGCGTGCAGAATCACTTGCCGTTCAATCCGCACGCGTTGCCCGCGGTCCCGGACCGTCAGGCATTCGAAACGGCAGCATCTTTCGTGACCAACACGAACTGGCAGAGCTACGCCGGCGAGCGCACGATGTCGTACTTCTCGCAGATGACACAGCTGGCGGTGCAGAACTTCGTGTCAGCGGCCGTCGGACTGAGCGTGGCGTTCGCGCTGATTCGCGGCGTTGCGCGGAAGGGTACCGAAGCCAGCGGCCGCATTGGCAACTTCTGGTGTGACCTGGTCCGTGGCACGCTGTACGTGTTGCTCCCACTCTCGTTGGTGCTCGCGCTCGTCTTCGTTCAGCAGGGAGCGATTCAGACGTTCGCCACCTCGCTCGACGTCACCACGCTCGAGGGGGCAGCGCAGACGATCCCCCTTGGTCCCGTCGCCAGTCAGGAGGCCATCAAGCAGCTCGGAACGAATGGCGGTGGATTCTTCAACGCGAACTCCGCGCATCCCTTCGAGAACCCAACACCGCTGAGCAATCTCTGGCAGCTGTTCGCCGTCTTCGCGATCCCGGCGGCGCTGGTGTATGCCTTGGGTCTCATGGTGGGCAATCGGCGCCACGGATGGGCGCTCTTGGCCGCGATGTTCCTGCTCTTCGCCGTCGGCGTGGGCACGACCTATTGGGCCGAAGCCCGCGGTAATCCCATCCACGCCGCTCGTGGTGTCGATGTCGCATCACAGCTGGTCGGCCATGCGGGAGGCAACATGGAAGGCAAAGAGACGCGCTTCGGCATCAGTGCGTCGGCGCTGTTCGCCACCGTCACGACGGCGGCGTCGTGCGGCGCGGTCAACGCCATGCACGATTCGTTCACGCCGATCGGCGGGCTCGTGACGATGGTGAACATGCAACTCGGTGAGCTGATCTTCGGCGGTGTGGGTGCCGGCCTCTACGGCATGCTGATCATGGTTGTGCTCACGGTCTTCATTGCCGGGTTGATGGTGGGTCGCACACCGGAATACCTCGGCAAGCGCATCCAGGCCCGCGAAGTTCAGATGGCCATGCTCTATGTGCTCGCCTTTCCGGCCGTGGTGCTCGGGATGTCGGCGCTGGCCGTGCTGCTGCCTGACGGTCTGGTGGGCCGGACCAACCTGGGACCGCACGGCCTCTCGGAAATTCTGTACGCGTTCACGTCAACGGCCGCGAATAACGGCAGCGCCTTTGCCGGCTTGAGCGGCGGCACCGACTTCTACAACACGCTGTTCGGCGTGTCGATGCTCTTCGGGCGTTTTGCGCTCATCGTGCCCGTGCTGGCGCTCGCCGGCTTCCTGGCCGAGCGACGGATTGCACCGGAAACCAGCGGCACCTTCCCGGTCACCGGCCCGATGTTCGTCGTGCTCCTCACCGGCGTCATCGTGATCGTCGGGGCGCTGACCTTTCTACCGGCACTCGCCCTCGGACCGATCGTCGAGCAGCTACTGATGCACACCGGGAGGATGTTCTGATGTCGATTGCTCCGCGACCACTCTTCGATGGTCCGATTGTGCGCCTCGCCGTACGTGGGGCGTTCACGAAGCTCGATCCACGGCACATGATCAAGAACCCGGTCATGTTCGTTGTCCTGCTGGGCAGTGTGCTTACGACGCTCCTGGCTCTTCGAGCACAGGCCGCCGGTCGCCCGGACGCCGGCTTCACCTGGCAGTTGGCGGCGTGGCTCTGGGTCACGGTGCTCTTCGCCAACATGGCCGAAGCGTTGGCCGAAGGGCGAGGCAAGGCGCAAGCCAGTACGCTTCGCTCCTCCCGCACGAATGCGTTGGCCAAGCGGCTCGATACCACCGATGGTGGGACGCCCGACATCACGCAGTTCGAGGCGGTATCCGCGACTTCACTGCGACGCGGTGACCTCGTGGTCTGCTTCCCAGCCGACATCATCCCGAGCGACGGCGAAGTATTTCAAGGCGTTGCCTATGTCGATGAGTCGGCCATAACCGGCGAATCGGCACCGGTGATTCGCGAGAGTGGCGGTGATCGTTCGGCGGTGACCGGTGGCACGCGCGTACTGTCGGACTTTCTTGTCATCCGGATCACGGCTAATCCTGGCGAGACGTTTGTGGATCGCATGATCGCCTTGGTGGAAGGCGCGTCGCGCCAGAAAACACCAAATGAGATAGCGCTCACGATCCTGCTGTCAGGGCTCACGGTCGTGTTCCTGCTGGCGGTGGCGACCTTGCAGCCGTTCGCGATCTACAGCGGAGCGGCCGTGCCTTTGGCGGTGCTGATCGCGCTGCTCGTCTGCCTCATCCCCACCACGATCGGCGGTCTGTTGTCGGCGATCGGTATTGCTGGCATGGACCGCATGATTCAGCAGAATGTCATGGCGATGAGCGGGCGGGCTGTGGAGGCCGCAGGCGATGTGAACACGCTGCTGCTCGATAAGACGGGCACGATCACGATCGGCAATCGTCAGGCGGTGTCCCTGCTGGTCGCCGAGGGCGTGACGGAACGTGAACTGGCCGAACGCGCGTATCTCGCGTCGCAGGCCGATGAAACGCCGGAAGGACGCAGTATTGTCTCGCTCGCGCAGCGGTTGCACGCGATGCCGGTGAATAGCCGCACCGCTGAGGTCATTCGATTCTCCGCGCATACCCGGATGAGCGGCGTCGACCTGGACAGCGAGATGGTGCGCAAAGGCGCGGCGGACAGCGTGACACGGTGGGTGCGCGAACGCGGTGGCAGCGCCTCACCGCACATCGATGCGCTGGTCGAGCAGGTCGCCTGTGATGGTGGGACGCCACTGGTCGTCGCCGATTTCGACGGCACCACGGCGCGCGTGCTCGGGGTCATTCACCTGAAGGACGTGGTGAAGGAGGGCATGCGCGAGCGATTTGATCGGCTGCGCGCCATGGGTATTCGCACGGTCATGATCACCGGCGACAATCCGCTCACTGCCGCCGCCATCGCCAAGGAAGCGGGGGTCGATGAGTTCCTGGCCGAGGCGACGCCGGAGGACAAGATGGCGCTGATCAAGCGCGAGCAGGTTGGTGGGCGTCTCGTGGCGATGACCGGTGATGGCACCAATGACGCCCCCGCGCTTGCGCAGGCCGATGTCGGCTTGGCCATGAACACCGGCACGCAGGCGGCCAAGGAAGCCGGCAACATGATCGACCTCGATTCCGATCCGACCAAACTGATCGAGATCGTCGAGATCGGCAAACAGCTGCTCATGACGCGCGGCAGTCTCACGACATTCAGCATCGCGAACGACGTCGCGAAGTACTTCGCGATCATTCCGGCCATCTTCATCGCGACGTTTCCCGCATTGGCGCAACTCAACGTGATGCAGCTGCACTCTCCACAGTCGGCCATTCTGGCCAGCGTGATCTTCAATGCCCTCATCATCGCGGCGCTGATTCCGCTCGCGCTGCGTGGCGTGACGTATCGCCCGGCGGCCGCCTCGGTCATTCTGCGTCGCAACCTGCTTGTGTACGGGCTCGGTGGTCTGTTGGTGCCGTTCGTCGGCATCAAACTGATCGACGTGCTGCTGGTTACGCTGCGCCTCGTTTGATCTCATTCTTCGGAATCCACCCATGATCCGCTCGCTCCTGCGCCCTGCGTGCGCCCTGACCGTGATACTCACTCTCCTCTGCGGCGCGCTTTATCCCGCCGTGGTGACCTCGCTGGCTCACATCTTGTTTCCGTGGCAGGCCAGCGGTTCACCCATCGCCGTCAATGGGCACGTGGTCGGCAGCGCGCTCATCGGGCAGCGCTTCACCAAGCCGGAATACTTTCATGGGCGGCCCTCGGCCGCCGGCGATGGCTACGACGCCACGGCGTCCGGCGGCACGAACCGCGGACCGACCGATAGCACGCTGGCGGCGCTCATCGCGCTGCGGGTCGACAGTGCGGTTGCCGACGGCGCGGCGCGCGGATCGGTGCCGGCCGACCTCGTGACCGCGTCGGCGTCGGGACTCGATCCGCACATCTCGCCCGCCAGCGCCCGCGTGCAGATCGCGCGTGTCGCCCGCGCCCGCGGCGTCGCTGGCGCCCAAGTCGACTCGCTGATTGCCCGTGCGATCGAGCCGCGTCAGCTTGGCATTCTCGGCGAACCTCGCATCAACGTGCTTCGTCTCAATCTGGCGCTCGATAGCGCCTTCACGATGTCCAGCGCAGGGAAACGCTCATGATCGACCATCACACCGTGCGGGCGGCGACCGTATTCGCGACACTGATCGCGCTGATGGGAACGACGGTACCGATCGCTGCGCAATCCGCTGTCAGCGACACCGCACGTCGCATCACCGTTGGTGCGTTCGTTGACGGGGTCTATGCCTTCGACGTCAATCGTCCGTCGACCCGTGATCGGGCCTTCACCACACAGCCCGCGCGGCACAATGAATTCAACATTAATCTCGCGTTCGTCGAGGCGAGATTGACCGGTGGTCGCGTACGAGGACGGGTGGCGCTGCAGGCCGGCACCTCCGTGCAGTCGAACTACGCGGCGGAGCCCCGTCAGGGCGCTGTGAGCGGAGATGTGCTGGCCCGCTCGCTGCAGGAGGCGTACGCCGGCTTCCAGATTACGCCGCGCCTGTGGATCGACGGCGGCATCTTCTACTCGAACTCAGGGATGGAGGGCTGGGTCAGTCGCGACAATCCGGTGTACACGCGATCGCTCGTGGCCGACTACTCGCCGTACTACTCCACCGGGGTGCGCGCCACATGGCAGGCCACGCCAGCACTCACGGCACGGGTGGATGTTGTGAACGGATGGCAGAATATTTCGGAGAGCAACGACGACAAGAGCCTCGGCCTGCGATTCGATTGGGCGGCCACACCAGCCATGACGCTCGCGTGGTACGGCTATGCCGGCAACGAGCCCCGCGCTCAGCGGCGTCTGTTCAACGGGGTTGGCCTCACCTCGCGAATCGCGGATCGCCTCGATGTGCTCGCGCAGTTCGACATCGGGGCGCAGCAG contains the following coding sequences:
- the kdpC gene encoding potassium-transporting ATPase subunit KdpC — encoded protein: MIRSLLRPACALTVILTLLCGALYPAVVTSLAHILFPWQASGSPIAVNGHVVGSALIGQRFTKPEYFHGRPSAAGDGYDATASGGTNRGPTDSTLAALIALRVDSAVADGAARGSVPADLVTASASGLDPHISPASARVQIARVARARGVAGAQVDSLIARAIEPRQLGILGEPRINVLRLNLALDSAFTMSSAGKRS
- the lpdA gene encoding dihydrolipoyl dehydrogenase, with amino-acid sequence MTSPTLQTADVVVLGGGPGGYVASIRAAQLGLTVTCVEFDKTLGGTCVNVGCIPSKALLQSSEHYEWLRLHAAEHGIKVDGASIDLPTMMARKTDVVAQNTKGVEFLFKKNKITWAKGYGTLQPGNVVEVKAADGTISHWQGKSVIIATGSVPVQLPFLKFDEKRVLSNVGALSIPEVPKHLVVVGGGVIGLELGSVWRRLGAKVSVVEFLPTILTGNDDDLVKEADKIFRKQGLEIHTGTKVTGADVHDDGVRVHVERDGVASHLDADYVLVSVGRKSAIGGIDPAALGLAMGARGEILVDDQQKTNLPGVYAIGDVCGGKLLAHKAEEEGVIAAEVIAGKPVHMHHRTIPGIVYTWPELATVGLTEQEVKASGRAYRVGKFPFSANGKARTMGETQGFVKFVVDQDTDEILGCHMIGPNVADLLSEVVLAMEYRGSAEDIGITVHSHPTLSETVKEAALSALGRAIHM
- a CDS encoding CoA transferase — its product is MKTLPLQGVRVVDLSRVLAGPHCSMVLGDLGADVIKVERPRSGDDTRGWGPPFAPDGESAYFLSTNRNKLSLAADFRSPADVQLLHTLIADADIVIENFLPGVLARYGLDADGLLARNSKLLWCTISGFGPESARPGYDFVVQAESGWMAITGEPDGAPMKTGVALVDLVTGKDAAIAVLGAFSGRDRLVTAADRRIDVTLQASALAALANVAQNTIVSGRDARRWGNAHANLVPYQLFAAADRPFVLAVGADPQWPPAARALGLDDLASDPELATNAGRVAHRDRVVAAIAAQAGQRPAAEWIDALDWVGVPCGVVRGVQDALQQAVERGDASPRTGLAPQGNGRVRYEPPHLDAHGALIRNHHWSAFHHVPILPARPA
- the kdpB gene encoding potassium-transporting ATPase subunit KdpB yields the protein MSIAPRPLFDGPIVRLAVRGAFTKLDPRHMIKNPVMFVVLLGSVLTTLLALRAQAAGRPDAGFTWQLAAWLWVTVLFANMAEALAEGRGKAQASTLRSSRTNALAKRLDTTDGGTPDITQFEAVSATSLRRGDLVVCFPADIIPSDGEVFQGVAYVDESAITGESAPVIRESGGDRSAVTGGTRVLSDFLVIRITANPGETFVDRMIALVEGASRQKTPNEIALTILLSGLTVVFLLAVATLQPFAIYSGAAVPLAVLIALLVCLIPTTIGGLLSAIGIAGMDRMIQQNVMAMSGRAVEAAGDVNTLLLDKTGTITIGNRQAVSLLVAEGVTERELAERAYLASQADETPEGRSIVSLAQRLHAMPVNSRTAEVIRFSAHTRMSGVDLDSEMVRKGAADSVTRWVRERGGSASPHIDALVEQVACDGGTPLVVADFDGTTARVLGVIHLKDVVKEGMRERFDRLRAMGIRTVMITGDNPLTAAAIAKEAGVDEFLAEATPEDKMALIKREQVGGRLVAMTGDGTNDAPALAQADVGLAMNTGTQAAKEAGNMIDLDSDPTKLIEIVEIGKQLLMTRGSLTTFSIANDVAKYFAIIPAIFIATFPALAQLNVMQLHSPQSAILASVIFNALIIAALIPLALRGVTYRPAAASVILRRNLLVYGLGGLLVPFVGIKLIDVLLVTLRLV
- the kdpA gene encoding potassium-transporting ATPase subunit KdpA — encoded protein: MTTIGWLQIALFSLLILGVTKPLGLYLVAVFDGRVRWLSRLERVLFRLSGVDPAEDQHWSRYAMSLLAFSAVSLLVTYVALRVQNHLPFNPHALPAVPDRQAFETAASFVTNTNWQSYAGERTMSYFSQMTQLAVQNFVSAAVGLSVAFALIRGVARKGTEASGRIGNFWCDLVRGTLYVLLPLSLVLALVFVQQGAIQTFATSLDVTTLEGAAQTIPLGPVASQEAIKQLGTNGGGFFNANSAHPFENPTPLSNLWQLFAVFAIPAALVYALGLMVGNRRHGWALLAAMFLLFAVGVGTTYWAEARGNPIHAARGVDVASQLVGHAGGNMEGKETRFGISASALFATVTTAASCGAVNAMHDSFTPIGGLVTMVNMQLGELIFGGVGAGLYGMLIMVVLTVFIAGLMVGRTPEYLGKRIQAREVQMAMLYVLAFPAVVLGMSALAVLLPDGLVGRTNLGPHGLSEILYAFTSTAANNGSAFAGLSGGTDFYNTLFGVSMLFGRFALIVPVLALAGFLAERRIAPETSGTFPVTGPMFVVLLTGVIVIVGALTFLPALALGPIVEQLLMHTGRMF
- a CDS encoding sigma-70 family RNA polymerase sigma factor, whose product is MTEEEPTPADVDSDQDVISRILAGERDAFAMLIGRYSDPLYRHALGMTGSPDVAEDILQTSFIKAYHHLGEVRGRFDAWLFRIVANGCKDWLKNIRRTHLSYDEDDQPSTYASPDEDLDRTELRQDLDSALAQLAPSLREAFIMKHVEGRSYEEMADLLGTTVGALKMRVHRAREALQTLLEEKYD
- the kdpF gene encoding K(+)-transporting ATPase subunit F; the protein is MTATAMSLDAVVAVALAVLILAYLVYSLLRPERF
- a CDS encoding outer membrane beta-barrel protein, with the translated sequence MIDHHTVRAATVFATLIALMGTTVPIAAQSAVSDTARRITVGAFVDGVYAFDVNRPSTRDRAFTTQPARHNEFNINLAFVEARLTGGRVRGRVALQAGTSVQSNYAAEPRQGAVSGDVLARSLQEAYAGFQITPRLWIDGGIFYSNSGMEGWVSRDNPVYTRSLVADYSPYYSTGVRATWQATPALTARVDVVNGWQNISESNDDKSLGLRFDWAATPAMTLAWYGYAGNEPRAQRRLFNGVGLTSRIADRLDVLAQFDIGAQQRQDSVTATRTNHAWYGATLVGRLWVSPVVALSARVERFADAEGVLATTATGVPFRTNGASVGLDIRPEPTMLWRTELRGLAADGAVFPSSRDASGYARRNGVFVTSLALTF
- a CDS encoding response regulator; the protein is MTPATILVIEDETPIRSVIRAAAESEGYVVYEAATAAHGLSLAQQERPSLIVLDLGLPDADGLVVCQSIRAWSSTPIIVLSARHTDREMARLLDAGADDFLAKPFSTLELQARLRAHLRRARMPSITRDDAPIRVGRLTVDRATRTLTKDDTVVHLTPTEWALLLAFVTHAGRTMTHQQLFDAVWGRSHGDAQQYLRVYVAHLRRKIEDDSLRPTLIITESAVGYRFAAID